In Vibrio sp. FE10, the following are encoded in one genomic region:
- a CDS encoding response regulator transcription factor → MDSTYTIIIADDHPLFRNALFQSVHMAISGANLLEADSLDALLTLLKKEDEPDLLLLDLKMPGANGMSGLIQLRAEYPDLPIVVISASEDASVVTQVKSHGAFGFIPKSSDMRELVSALNQVLNGDPFFPEGLITNNAACSDLAEKLSTLTPQQYKVLGMLSDGLLNKQIAYELNVSEATIKAHMTAIFRKLDVKNRTQAVILLQEVHN, encoded by the coding sequence ATGGACTCGACCTATACCATCATCATTGCTGATGACCACCCTCTCTTTCGCAACGCCCTGTTTCAGTCAGTTCATATGGCGATCAGCGGTGCGAACCTGCTTGAGGCTGATTCTCTCGATGCCTTACTGACTCTACTAAAAAAAGAAGATGAACCTGACTTGTTGCTGCTCGACCTTAAAATGCCGGGAGCAAACGGGATGTCAGGCTTAATTCAACTACGTGCTGAATATCCAGATTTACCGATTGTGGTGATCTCAGCCAGCGAGGATGCCAGCGTTGTTACTCAAGTGAAGAGCCACGGTGCCTTTGGCTTTATTCCTAAGTCGAGTGATATGCGTGAATTGGTCAGTGCACTGAATCAAGTGCTGAATGGCGACCCGTTCTTCCCTGAAGGGCTTATCACCAACAATGCAGCCTGTAGCGACCTTGCGGAAAAGCTTTCCACACTGACGCCTCAGCAATACAAGGTGTTAGGGATGCTTTCAGACGGCCTGCTGAACAAGCAAATCGCGTATGAATTGAATGTTTCGGAAGCGACCATCAAGGCACATATGACAGCCATCTTCCGTAAACTGGATGTGAAAAACCGAACTCAGGCAGTTATCTTGTTACAAGAAGTCCACAACTAA